A genome region from Aliivibrio salmonicida LFI1238 includes the following:
- the murE gene encoding UDP-N-acetylmuramoyl-L-alanyl-D-glutamate--2,6-diaminopimelate ligase, whose translation MMQLSELLLPWCELNQVVEISSMTLDSRKVTTGCLFVAIKGHAVDGRQFIPVAIKQGASAVLAQSDEVNKTGTISFLDQTPIIYLDALSIKLSAVAGRFYHAEQRKMQLVGITGTNGKTTISQIIAQWATLLGKPAGVMGTTGNGLLTDLKPALNTTGSPIEIQQTLTDLENIGAKLTALEISSHGLVQGRVNALNFDAAVFTNLSRDHLDYHGDMANYAEAKKLLFTSHSPKYSIINADDTVGASWLKELPNAVGVSLNEGNLSFHSGKKVFATSVIYSTDGIQISLNSDWGTADLSVPLIGAFNANNILVAFATLLSLGYDITELADAAPKLTAVIGRMELFSSEGNAKVVVDYAHTPDALDKALQALRVHCEGKLWCIFGCGGDRDTGKRPMMASIAEQQADVIILSDDNPRSEDPSLITKDMLAGLNQPDIAHVIHQRFDACQFALSQASKHDIILLAGKGHEEYQVLATETIHYSDRETAQKLLGLSS comes from the coding sequence ATGATGCAGTTATCTGAATTATTGTTGCCTTGGTGTGAATTAAATCAAGTCGTAGAAATATCATCCATGACATTGGACAGTCGTAAAGTAACCACTGGTTGCCTATTTGTTGCGATTAAAGGCCACGCGGTCGATGGCCGACAATTTATCCCTGTTGCGATTAAGCAAGGTGCATCGGCGGTATTGGCTCAAAGTGATGAGGTTAATAAGACGGGAACCATTAGTTTTCTCGATCAGACCCCTATTATTTATCTCGATGCGCTATCGATAAAACTCAGCGCGGTCGCTGGGCGTTTTTATCACGCTGAACAAAGAAAAATGCAGTTGGTTGGCATTACTGGAACCAATGGAAAAACAACCATATCGCAAATTATTGCTCAATGGGCCACATTACTTGGTAAACCAGCTGGAGTCATGGGGACCACGGGCAATGGATTATTAACCGATCTGAAACCTGCGTTAAATACGACGGGTAGCCCAATCGAGATCCAACAGACATTAACGGATCTTGAAAATATAGGGGCAAAGCTAACCGCATTAGAAATATCTTCTCATGGGTTGGTTCAAGGGCGTGTTAATGCCTTGAATTTTGATGCTGCTGTATTCACTAATTTAAGTCGTGATCACTTAGATTATCATGGTGATATGGCAAATTATGCTGAAGCAAAAAAACTGTTGTTTACCTCTCACAGTCCTAAATATTCAATCATTAATGCCGATGATACTGTGGGTGCTTCTTGGTTAAAAGAATTGCCTAATGCTGTCGGGGTATCATTGAACGAAGGTAATCTTTCTTTTCATTCAGGGAAAAAAGTGTTTGCAACTTCTGTCATTTATTCTACGGATGGAATTCAAATATCTCTGAATTCTGATTGGGGAACCGCGGATCTTTCTGTTCCGTTGATCGGTGCGTTTAATGCCAATAATATTTTAGTTGCTTTTGCTACTCTTCTATCGCTTGGTTACGACATAACTGAATTAGCGGACGCCGCTCCTAAATTAACCGCGGTTATTGGACGAATGGAGCTTTTCAGTTCTGAAGGTAATGCGAAAGTGGTTGTGGACTATGCACATACTCCAGATGCTTTAGATAAAGCCTTGCAAGCCCTTCGAGTTCATTGTGAAGGCAAGCTGTGGTGTATATTTGGTTGTGGCGGTGATCGAGATACGGGCAAGCGTCCGATGATGGCTAGTATTGCTGAGCAACAAGCTGATGTGATTATTTTAAGTGATGATAATCCTCGTTCAGAAGATCCAAGCTTGATTACTAAAGACATGTTAGCTGGTTTGAACCAACCAGACATTGCACACGTGATACATCAGCGTTTTGATGCATGCCAGTTTGCTCTCTCTCAAGCAAGTAAGCATGATATTATTTTATTGGCAGGCAAGGGGCATGAAGAATATCAAGTGCTTGCTACAGAAACGATTCATTATTCTGATCGTGAAACTGCGCAGAAATTATTAGGACTATCATCATGA
- a CDS encoding peptidoglycan glycosyltransferase FtsI, which translates to MKLPSRKTNNKRISKAPPTLIQWRFGVIVFFVFLALAILIARAAYIQVIEPDNLIKQGDMRSIRVKTMPSARGIISDRNDEQLAVSVPVDAVWADPVAIYKAGGLVEVDRWHALADVLGLKRTELLSKIEKNKKRRFIYLQRQISPAVAAYIRKLKLAGIGLKAESRRYYPSGEISAHVIGVTGIDSHGLEGVERSYDGWLTGEPGRRTVRKDRYGRVVENISLKEKQEGKPLTLSIDQRLQAIAYRAIKQAVSDFRAMSGSVVMIDIKTGEVLAMVNAPSYNPNDRSQLQNFRMRNRVITDTLEPGSTVKPFVVLAALDSGTANLNTIVDTGNGIMRIGGSRVRDSSKVGKANLTTILKKSSNIGVAHLALNMPLQELLAEYSAVGLADPSGLSLIGEATGIFPDRRRWSDFEIATLAFGYGLSVTPIQLAHAYATLGAYGEYRPLSILKTTGPTPGKQVVNREHAKAVLAMMETVTQPGGTATKAAVPGYRVAAKTGTSRKAVRGGYSDEYMTVTAGVAPVSNPRIALVTIVNQPQGDEYYAGQVAAPIFGQVMKDALQILNVAPDESTVKHIDVLN; encoded by the coding sequence ATGAAATTACCAAGTAGAAAGACAAATAATAAACGTATAAGCAAAGCGCCACCGACTTTAATTCAGTGGCGCTTTGGCGTTATTGTTTTTTTTGTTTTTCTTGCTTTGGCTATTTTGATTGCTCGTGCGGCTTATATTCAAGTAATAGAACCAGATAACCTTATTAAACAAGGTGATATGCGTTCTATTCGAGTTAAGACAATGCCTTCTGCTCGCGGTATTATTTCAGACCGAAATGATGAGCAACTTGCGGTGAGTGTTCCTGTTGATGCGGTGTGGGCTGATCCTGTCGCGATCTATAAAGCGGGCGGTTTAGTTGAAGTTGATCGTTGGCATGCTCTGGCTGATGTTCTTGGTTTAAAACGTACCGAATTACTCTCCAAAATAGAAAAGAATAAAAAACGCCGTTTTATCTATCTTCAGCGTCAAATTTCCCCTGCGGTTGCTGCTTATATTCGAAAATTAAAACTCGCTGGTATTGGTTTAAAAGCGGAATCTCGTCGGTATTATCCTTCGGGTGAGATCAGTGCTCACGTTATTGGTGTGACGGGGATTGATAGCCACGGCCTTGAAGGTGTGGAGCGAAGCTATGATGGCTGGCTAACTGGTGAACCAGGTCGTCGTACAGTGCGAAAAGATCGTTATGGTCGAGTGGTTGAAAATATTTCGTTAAAAGAGAAACAAGAAGGTAAGCCATTAACGTTAAGTATTGATCAACGTTTACAAGCGATTGCTTATCGTGCGATTAAACAAGCCGTTTCAGACTTTAGAGCCATGTCGGGTTCTGTTGTCATGATTGATATTAAAACGGGTGAAGTATTAGCAATGGTTAATGCCCCGTCTTATAACCCAAATGACAGAAGTCAGTTACAAAACTTTAGAATGCGAAATCGTGTTATTACCGATACGTTAGAGCCAGGCTCAACCGTTAAACCTTTTGTCGTATTAGCGGCGCTTGATAGTGGCACTGCAAACCTAAATACGATTGTGGATACCGGTAATGGCATTATGCGAATTGGTGGAAGTCGAGTTCGTGATAGCTCTAAAGTGGGTAAAGCGAACTTAACTACTATTTTAAAAAAATCGAGTAACATCGGTGTGGCGCACTTGGCGTTAAATATGCCCTTACAAGAACTATTGGCGGAATACAGTGCGGTTGGTTTGGCAGATCCTTCTGGATTAAGTTTGATTGGTGAAGCGACGGGTATATTCCCTGATCGCCGTCGTTGGTCTGATTTTGAAATTGCCACTCTTGCATTTGGTTACGGCCTTTCTGTTACTCCCATTCAGTTAGCTCATGCGTATGCAACATTGGGTGCTTATGGTGAATATCGTCCGCTTTCTATTTTGAAAACGACGGGACCCACTCCGGGTAAACAAGTGGTTAATCGTGAACACGCTAAAGCGGTATTAGCGATGATGGAAACGGTAACTCAACCTGGAGGTACAGCGACTAAAGCGGCCGTTCCTGGATACCGAGTTGCTGCGAAAACAGGGACATCTCGTAAAGCGGTTCGCGGTGGCTACAGTGATGAATATATGACGGTAACCGCGGGTGTTGCTCCGGTAAGTAATCCTCGAATTGCTCTGGTGACGATCGTGAATCAACCGCAAGGCGATGAATATTATGCGGGTCAAGTCGCTGCGCCTATTTTTGGTCAGGTGATGAAAGATGCATTACAAATATTAAATGTAGCCCCAGACGAAAGTACCGTAAAACATATCGATGTATTGAATTAG
- the ftsL gene encoding cell division protein FtsL gives MSHKASSQSSLTKMIGLDLIGVGRFHSILLMFLFISAIGVVLITHNTRQMAVKSENLLLEKDILDGEWRNLILEESALAEHSRVQSRSIRELDMERPSPDKEVIIKLR, from the coding sequence ATGAGCCACAAAGCATCATCACAATCCAGTTTAACTAAAATGATAGGTCTAGACTTAATAGGTGTAGGCCGTTTTCACTCGATCTTATTAATGTTTCTTTTTATCAGTGCTATTGGTGTTGTTCTTATCACTCATAATACTCGTCAAATGGCCGTGAAAAGTGAAAATTTATTACTTGAGAAAGATATTTTAGATGGTGAATGGCGCAATTTGATATTAGAAGAAAGTGCACTCGCAGAGCATAGTCGAGTGCAGTCTCGTTCCATACGCGAATTAGATATGGAAAGACCCTCCCCGGATAAAGAAGTCATAATAAAACTACGATGA
- the rsmH gene encoding 16S rRNA (cytosine(1402)-N(4))-methyltransferase RsmH, with the protein MSEQFQHVSVLLHESIDGLAIKPDGIYIDGTFGRGGHSRQILSRLGENGRLYSIDRDPQAIAEAKTITDPRFNIIHGPFSGLKGYVEELGLVGQIDGVLLDLGVSSPQLDDADRGFSFMKDGPLDMRMDPTSGMPVSQWLLTADVEDITWVIREFGEDKHAWRIAKGIVAYRDNEENEPLTRTGQLAKLISDVAPKNFKEKKHPATRTFQAFRIYINSELDEIDTALNGALDVFAEGGRLSVISFHSLEDRMVKHFIRKESRGPQVPHGIPLTENQIKALGSAKMKPIGKAIKPTVNEVDVNVRSRSSVLRIAERL; encoded by the coding sequence ATGTCTGAACAATTTCAACACGTATCCGTTCTTCTTCATGAATCTATTGATGGTTTAGCGATTAAACCTGATGGTATCTATATTGATGGTACTTTTGGCCGCGGTGGTCATAGTCGTCAAATTTTATCTCGATTAGGTGAAAACGGACGTTTGTACAGTATTGACCGTGATCCTCAAGCAATTGCTGAAGCGAAAACCATTACGGATCCTAGATTCAACATTATTCATGGACCATTCTCTGGTCTAAAAGGGTATGTCGAAGAGTTAGGTTTAGTGGGACAAATTGATGGTGTTTTACTTGATTTAGGTGTGTCATCACCACAACTTGATGATGCAGACCGTGGTTTTAGCTTCATGAAAGATGGCCCATTAGATATGCGCATGGATCCAACCTCTGGAATGCCGGTATCTCAATGGTTATTGACTGCCGATGTTGAAGATATTACTTGGGTTATTCGTGAGTTTGGCGAAGATAAGCACGCATGGCGAATTGCTAAAGGTATTGTTGCTTACCGTGATAACGAAGAGAATGAGCCGTTAACTCGTACTGGTCAACTCGCTAAATTAATTTCTGATGTTGCGCCTAAGAATTTTAAAGAGAAAAAGCATCCTGCGACTCGTACTTTCCAAGCATTCCGCATTTATATTAATAGTGAATTGGATGAGATTGATACGGCGTTAAATGGCGCTCTTGATGTGTTTGCTGAGGGTGGACGTTTGTCTGTGATTAGTTTTCATTCATTAGAAGATCGCATGGTTAAGCACTTTATTCGTAAAGAAAGCAGAGGTCCGCAAGTCCCTCATGGTATTCCTCTGACTGAAAACCAAATTAAAGCATTAGGCAGTGCAAAAATGAAGCCTATTGGTAAAGCCATTAAACCTACCGTTAATGAAGTTGATGTTAATGTTCGCTCGCGTAGTTCTGTTCTACGTATCGCTGAGCGCTTATGA
- the rsmI gene encoding 16S rRNA (cytidine(1402)-2'-O)-methyltransferase, whose product MTDHNLSVVEAATLYIVPTPIGNLGDITQRALDVLKSVDLIAAEDTRHTGRLLSHFGISSQTFALHDHNEQHKADLLISKLQEGKSIALVSDAGTPLISDPGYHLVNRCRQANVNVVPLPGACAVITALSAAGLPSDRFSFEGFLPPKSKGRRDKFEEIAQAERTCIFYESPHRIMDSLDDMLTVLGADRQVVLARELTKRYETIYGAPLGELIEWVKEDENRKRGEMVLLIHGFRSEAKDELPFEATRSVSILVKELPLKKAAAMAAEIHGVKKNALYKWGLEHLD is encoded by the coding sequence ATGACAGATCACAATTTATCTGTGGTAGAGGCTGCAACTTTGTACATTGTACCTACCCCAATCGGTAATTTAGGCGACATAACCCAACGAGCTTTGGATGTTTTAAAATCCGTAGACTTGATTGCGGCTGAAGATACCCGACATACAGGCAGGTTATTGTCTCATTTTGGCATTTCTAGTCAAACGTTTGCATTACATGATCACAATGAACAGCATAAAGCAGACCTTCTAATCAGTAAATTACAAGAAGGTAAATCTATTGCTCTTGTCTCAGATGCGGGAACGCCACTGATCAGTGACCCAGGTTACCACTTAGTAAACCGCTGTCGTCAAGCAAATGTCAATGTTGTCCCATTACCTGGCGCTTGTGCTGTTATTACTGCATTGTCGGCTGCTGGTTTACCTTCTGATCGATTTAGTTTTGAAGGTTTCTTGCCCCCGAAAAGTAAAGGTCGTCGAGATAAATTTGAAGAAATAGCACAAGCAGAACGTACGTGTATTTTTTATGAATCACCACATCGAATTATGGATTCATTAGACGACATGTTGACAGTACTTGGTGCTGACCGACAGGTTGTCTTGGCTCGTGAATTAACAAAAAGATATGAAACCATTTATGGCGCACCACTGGGTGAGTTGATTGAATGGGTTAAAGAAGACGAAAATCGCAAGCGTGGAGAGATGGTTTTACTTATCCATGGCTTTAGAAGTGAAGCGAAAGATGAACTGCCATTTGAAGCAACTCGCTCTGTTTCTATCCTTGTAAAAGAGCTTCCGCTTAAAAAAGCAGCGGCGATGGCGGCTGAAATACACGGAGTGAAGAAAAATGCCCTATACAAATGGGGTTTAGAGCATTTAGATTAA